From the Hyphomicrobium sp. ghe19 genome, one window contains:
- a CDS encoding phosphoethanolamine transferase has product MFKPRRPEFLALIVAIYVALVLNQPFWRKFAGVVAPSDLGDWLFAGAVVTATVLVAYLILLVLSAKPLLRILLLILLPVMAAAAYFIGEYGIVIDVHMVRNVFETDTREANDLITLKLVAYVVLLGLAPAVLFWLVPWTKRSYREETAGKLKAAAISLLVLVVVLLPAWGNFISLGRDHRELKMTLTPVNIVSALQSYWRQEKRKRAKVVASYGEDAHQSVSGGSRKSLFVIVVGETARADHFSLNGYSEPTNPGLSKIGDLINYSQAYSCGTDTAQSVPCIFSGLGRDGFTNAKADARENLLDIFKRAGLDVVWRENQSGCKGVCVRIPTETLTGHKAPTFYASTQNFDDILVDGLDARIAKLERDTVIVLHMMGSHGPAYWKRYPEKFETFKPACKDSQFSRCELQDIVNAYDNSILYTDHVLTRLIETLKGAANHGVDAGMIYVSDHGESLGENGMYLHGMPYMIAPEAQIHVPMVVWLSPEMKEARGLDQGCMVSRSASRVGHDNIFHSSLGIMGVATRVYDPSLDLFAPCRKPAS; this is encoded by the coding sequence TTGTTCAAGCCGCGGCGGCCGGAGTTCCTGGCGCTTATCGTTGCGATCTACGTGGCGCTGGTTCTCAATCAGCCCTTCTGGCGCAAATTTGCCGGTGTGGTCGCGCCGTCCGATCTCGGCGATTGGCTGTTCGCCGGGGCGGTCGTAACGGCCACAGTGCTTGTCGCGTATCTCATTTTGCTGGTGCTGTCGGCTAAGCCACTGCTGCGCATCCTCTTACTGATCCTGCTGCCGGTGATGGCCGCCGCCGCGTACTTCATCGGCGAATATGGCATCGTCATCGACGTGCATATGGTTCGCAATGTTTTCGAGACCGACACGCGCGAGGCGAACGATCTCATCACTCTCAAGCTCGTTGCGTATGTCGTTCTGCTCGGGCTGGCGCCCGCTGTTCTCTTCTGGCTCGTGCCATGGACGAAACGATCGTATCGCGAGGAGACGGCGGGCAAGCTCAAGGCGGCCGCTATTTCGCTTTTGGTTCTCGTCGTCGTGCTGCTGCCCGCATGGGGCAATTTCATCTCGCTCGGCCGCGACCATCGCGAACTCAAGATGACGCTGACACCTGTCAATATCGTTTCGGCGCTGCAGAGCTATTGGCGACAGGAGAAGCGCAAGCGGGCCAAGGTCGTCGCTTCCTACGGTGAGGATGCCCACCAAAGCGTTTCCGGTGGTTCTCGCAAGTCGCTGTTCGTCATTGTGGTCGGCGAAACCGCGCGCGCCGATCATTTTTCGCTCAATGGATATTCTGAGCCGACAAACCCCGGGCTTTCCAAGATCGGCGATCTCATCAACTACAGCCAGGCCTACTCGTGCGGCACGGATACGGCGCAGTCGGTGCCGTGCATTTTCTCGGGGCTTGGCCGCGATGGCTTCACGAACGCCAAGGCGGACGCACGCGAAAATCTTCTCGACATCTTCAAGCGCGCGGGTCTCGACGTCGTTTGGCGAGAAAATCAATCGGGATGCAAGGGCGTGTGTGTGCGCATTCCGACGGAGACGCTGACCGGTCACAAAGCTCCGACGTTCTATGCGAGCACCCAAAACTTCGACGATATTCTCGTCGATGGCCTCGATGCGCGGATCGCGAAGCTAGAGCGCGACACGGTGATCGTTCTGCACATGATGGGCAGCCACGGTCCGGCGTACTGGAAACGCTATCCGGAAAAGTTCGAGACGTTCAAGCCGGCGTGCAAGGACTCACAGTTCAGCCGCTGCGAACTTCAGGACATCGTCAACGCCTACGACAACTCGATCCTCTATACCGACCATGTTCTGACGCGTCTCATCGAAACGCTGAAAGGGGCGGCGAACCACGGTGTCGATGCGGGCATGATCTATGTGTCCGATCATGGCGAGAGCCTCGGCGAGAACGGCATGTACCTTCACGGCATGCCGTACATGATCGCACCTGAAGCACAAATTCACGTGCCGATGGTCGTCTGGCTGTCACCGGAGATGAAGGAAGCTCGCGGACTCGATCAAGGCTGCATGGTCAGCCGTAGCGCCAGCCGCGTCGGGCACGACAATATTTTTCATTCGAGCCTTGGGATCATGGGCGTGGCGACCCGCGTTTACGATCCGTCGCTCGATCTCTTTGCACCCTGCCGGAAGCCGGCGTCCTGA
- a CDS encoding pentapeptide repeat-containing protein, with protein sequence MIRRLAGLALSIFMCSAGFAVADQSIGPVLKNAEMNARSITTALFQAKPGAKPDFSGKNLVYLDLSELNFKGANLANADLYGTDFTGANLKGADLSHTRLDRSVLMRADLSGANLTGATILRPTIYADLSNNVLDAPRFAGANLTEVHVQAELSGSDFRGADLSRANFYPLEGRPGEGTLATTYRNILKYCDFSGARLRDANMERAVLWFAKFTGADLKGVNFKDADLSRADFAGADISGGDFTGADLDGANFIGAIGVTEVIGLDRAINLDRALR encoded by the coding sequence ATGATCCGCAGGTTGGCCGGTCTGGCGTTGTCGATCTTCATGTGCAGCGCCGGTTTTGCGGTTGCGGATCAATCCATCGGTCCGGTGCTGAAGAACGCGGAGATGAACGCCCGCTCAATTACGACCGCGCTCTTTCAGGCGAAACCCGGCGCGAAGCCCGACTTCTCCGGCAAGAATCTCGTTTATCTCGATCTTTCCGAGCTGAATTTTAAAGGCGCCAACCTCGCGAACGCGGATCTTTACGGCACGGACTTTACGGGCGCCAATCTCAAAGGTGCCGATCTTTCGCACACGCGGCTTGACCGTTCGGTCCTGATGCGCGCCGACCTTTCGGGCGCCAATCTGACCGGGGCGACGATCCTTCGCCCGACGATCTACGCGGATCTCTCCAACAACGTGCTCGATGCGCCGCGCTTTGCAGGTGCGAATTTGACGGAAGTGCACGTGCAGGCGGAACTGTCTGGCTCCGATTTCAGGGGGGCAGATTTGTCGAGGGCGAACTTTTATCCGCTCGAGGGACGGCCGGGCGAAGGGACACTCGCGACGACCTACCGGAATATTCTGAAGTACTGCGATTTCTCGGGCGCGCGGTTGCGCGATGCCAATATGGAACGCGCCGTATTGTGGTTTGCAAAGTTCACAGGTGCCGATCTCAAGGGCGTCAACTTCAAGGACGCCGATCTCTCGCGTGCGGACTTTGCAGGCGCGGATATTTCCGGCGGGGACTTCACCGGTGCTGATCTCGACGGTGCGAACTTCATCGGCGCAATCGGGGTCACCGAAGTCATAGGTCTCGATCGGGCGATCAATCTCGATCGTGCGCTCAGATAA
- a CDS encoding ethanolamine ammonia-lyase has translation MVDLQPWRQIEVPEPRADEFYEIDLFDRRYRFHGLKALLGAADFDKAGDRNCGLAAKDDVEREAARSILSGLTLQHLYDRPLTDDQGRVDSVMRINYGIDRDTFAEIASKTLGEIKNLLLRAKSSEAKRIGGALTGVMAAAVAKLMDVHELVYAAKKLKRSGKARTLVGAPGTLSSRLQPNHPTDDLDAMSALIYTGLSMGSGDALLGLNPAIDTVENITKTLKHLDKLRRETGAPTQICVLSHVKTQLACLESGAPVEIMFQSLAGTDRTLIEEFDVTADVLDQAYVTMAKHGPLAGEAAQFMYFETGQGSELTYSKHNGIDMTTTEALCYGLARRYDPFMVNNVTGFIGPETHRSNFEMIVSNLQDHFMGKLLGLPMGMAPCYTLHSEITMEGQQIAAELLTAAGANYFMDVYLSIDRMLAYFDTCGHDDQTMREVHGLSPAPEFLEWAIGRGIFARDEDGDVERGPNWGNPKIFCSEEEFERLRKNLPAAYGFESAGPRPTEQVSRAIKANLAAAREAIYAEVTPERMGTIDFRRVATSAGSKEAHLSHPDRGAKPADEMIAELKPERADVQIIVSDGLSAEAVHHNIPDLLPRLLEGLSQQKITAGKPILAPYGRVKLAEALGDALQPKLVINLIGERPGGDALASRSMSAYIAYRLDDDSKKAAAQFSGNPDVRYEYTVISNIYSGGLPPAEAAVQIAERVQQILTAKAAGNRLERAVHDRSHNMRAAMGV, from the coding sequence ATGGTCGACCTTCAGCCGTGGCGGCAAATCGAGGTTCCGGAACCTCGTGCGGACGAGTTCTACGAAATTGACCTGTTCGACCGGCGATACCGTTTTCACGGATTGAAAGCCCTGCTTGGCGCTGCCGATTTCGACAAGGCGGGGGATCGCAATTGCGGGCTTGCCGCGAAGGATGATGTCGAGCGCGAGGCTGCGCGGTCGATCCTCTCGGGTTTGACGCTTCAACACCTTTACGACCGCCCGCTGACGGACGATCAGGGCCGAGTCGATTCGGTGATGCGGATCAATTACGGCATTGATCGCGATACGTTCGCAGAGATCGCGTCGAAGACGCTCGGCGAAATCAAGAATCTGCTTCTCAGGGCGAAGAGTTCGGAAGCCAAGCGCATCGGCGGAGCGCTGACCGGTGTAATGGCGGCTGCGGTCGCCAAGCTCATGGACGTGCACGAGCTTGTCTATGCCGCGAAGAAGCTGAAGCGTTCCGGCAAGGCGCGTACGCTCGTCGGCGCTCCCGGCACGTTGTCGTCGCGGCTGCAACCCAACCATCCGACAGACGATCTCGATGCGATGTCGGCGTTGATCTATACCGGGCTGTCGATGGGGTCGGGCGACGCGCTACTCGGGCTCAATCCTGCGATCGATACGGTCGAGAACATCACCAAGACGCTCAAGCATCTGGACAAGCTGCGCCGGGAGACCGGCGCGCCGACGCAGATCTGTGTGCTGTCGCACGTCAAGACGCAGCTCGCCTGTCTCGAAAGCGGGGCGCCGGTCGAGATCATGTTTCAATCGCTCGCCGGCACAGACCGGACGCTGATCGAAGAGTTCGACGTGACAGCCGACGTGCTCGATCAGGCTTATGTGACTATGGCGAAGCATGGACCCCTAGCCGGCGAAGCGGCGCAGTTCATGTATTTCGAAACCGGTCAGGGCAGCGAGCTGACCTACAGCAAGCACAACGGCATCGATATGACGACGACGGAAGCGCTCTGCTATGGGCTCGCCCGGCGCTACGATCCGTTCATGGTCAACAACGTTACCGGGTTCATCGGACCCGAAACGCATCGCTCGAATTTCGAAATGATCGTGTCGAACCTGCAGGATCATTTCATGGGCAAGCTGCTCGGCCTGCCGATGGGGATGGCGCCCTGCTATACGCTGCATTCCGAGATCACGATGGAAGGCCAGCAGATTGCCGCCGAGCTGCTGACGGCGGCGGGCGCCAACTATTTCATGGACGTCTATCTCTCGATCGACCGGATGCTCGCGTATTTCGATACGTGCGGGCACGACGATCAGACGATGCGCGAAGTTCACGGGCTTTCGCCTGCTCCGGAATTTCTCGAGTGGGCGATCGGACGTGGAATTTTTGCGCGCGACGAAGATGGGGACGTCGAGCGCGGCCCGAACTGGGGCAACCCGAAGATCTTCTGCTCGGAGGAAGAGTTCGAGCGGCTGCGCAAAAATCTTCCCGCCGCTTACGGCTTCGAAAGTGCGGGGCCGCGGCCGACGGAACAGGTATCGCGCGCCATCAAGGCGAACCTCGCGGCTGCGCGGGAAGCGATTTATGCCGAGGTCACGCCGGAGCGAATGGGGACAATCGATTTCCGGCGTGTCGCGACGTCGGCTGGGAGCAAGGAAGCGCATCTCAGTCATCCGGACCGCGGCGCGAAACCAGCAGACGAAATGATTGCGGAATTGAAGCCAGAAAGAGCCGACGTGCAGATCATCGTTTCGGATGGTCTCTCGGCGGAGGCGGTGCATCACAACATTCCGGATCTTCTTCCGAGGCTGCTCGAAGGGCTTAGCCAACAGAAGATCACGGCGGGCAAGCCAATCCTCGCGCCCTATGGCCGGGTGAAGCTCGCCGAAGCGCTGGGCGATGCGTTGCAGCCGAAGCTCGTCATCAATCTGATCGGCGAGCGGCCGGGCGGCGATGCCTTGGCGTCGCGCAGCATGTCGGCCTACATCGCCTACCGGCTGGACGATGACTCGAAGAAGGCCGCGGCGCAGTTCAGCGGCAACCCGGATGTTCGCTACGAATACACGGTGATCTCGAACATCTATTCGGGCGGCCTGCCACCCGCCGAGGCGGCGGTGCAGATCGCCGAACGCGTCCAGCAAATCCTGACGGCGAAAGCGGCGGGCAATCGCCTCGAACGTGCCGTCCACGACCGCTCGCACAACATGCGCGCGGCGATGGGGGTTTAG